The nucleotide sequence acaaaaacagtCGAAAATGACGGAAAGTGAGTCTCAGATTGGCAAAATGCAATTAAACAGACCGAAACAGAAACGTTAAccaattttgcaatttgcatgaaactttttttttctcaaaattcttcaaaaatgctcaaaagcaTTTTAATCGAAGAGTTCGCCTTTCTTCCTTCATTCTACTCGAATTTGGAAAGGGGTgtgagtttgaaatttaaatgtgCTCATCTGTACCAGCGATATTTCGCCAactttggttttttgaaatcattttccctaaatgattcaatttcaaagacgAACTAATCagcaagtaggtatttcagtttcACTAACGATCATTATTTGACGATGTTTAACTTTCAATCAATCAAATTAATACATACTGCGATCAAGTTTTCGATGATACCcagtaaaccaaaattttacatcaatcAACTTCTATGTATTGCTAAACATCACGATTTTATTCTCACTAAATACCagtaacaaaaattaattttatacttCATCTTTACGCAGgaacaaaaaaggaaaaaatctgttcattaagtataaataatttggtaaaaaaacattaaaaaaaaaaactgagcatGAACACAGAGATAAAATATAAACTATACAGGATGATCTTTTTCAACTTCGATTTGCTTTCGCAACGCTTCAACTTCGTTCATTTCCAAACTAGTCCCTTTTGATATAACAGAAGGATCCACGCCATTTCGTAACATGTTTTCAgcaatgttttgtttttcttcgcgACGAATAGCTTCAATAAGATCTTCATCAGTGATAACTCCAGCAAACTGAGCCAATTCAGCCAAAGACCAGTTATCAGCTTGCAATACTTCGTACGCTTTTTTAAAATCCGCATCACTATTTACGAGTTGTTGAATCGCTGACTTTTGATCTTCATCTGCAGCGTACTTGAGAAAGAAACTCCATTTATCAGCGTCAGTCTGAATTTCATCGAAGTTGgtaactgaaaatttgggcAGTTCAACATACACATACGctaacagttttgaaaaaggtgATATTTTTTCCAGGTTCTGTCCTGTTCTCATTTCACATCTTGTTATATAATCCTTCTCCGTTTCGCTGAACACTGAGAAATTGCAGATTGCCAACATGGCGACTGGTTTCAATAACCCAAAGCCTCGAGGCGAAGAATGTAATTCTTCTTCActgatttgatttgaataaatgaaagcATGATGACACTGTATATGCGTCAAAAAATGCGGGTGGTGCTGTTGCTGCATACTCAAATTCACGATGAACTGGTCCCCATTCGTAGACTTGCACAATACATTGGTTAGAACATCCTGTTTTACTCGTTTAGCAGCATCTATGGGCAAATCAGGAATAGAATCTAGTAGTTCGACATTTTCTATTTTGTCACCGTTCATGAGAGATATCCCCGATAACATgctgttgagaaaatttcgaagaacAGGCTTGTTTTCCAACGGATCAAACATCTTCTTGAACGTGAAATCGTACATAGGTTCGAGAACTATAGGTCGTTTCTGTAAATGAAACAATTAaagatgagaaaatgtttgataCATACTTCTTATGAATAATAACCATTAACCAATAATCCATATTTATACATACTTCGCGTTTGGCTCGCAGGCACTTCGATAACGAGAAAGGTTTGAGCATGACTTCGGATCACTGTACAACCACTTAAACTTGATAAATTCAAACGCTACGAATACGAAATGATTCTAAATTTCTTGCAAAGTAATTCAATTCACATTCCACGTTTCAGAGAGATCGATGCcggtaaccaaaattttcaattttcattcgtgAGAGAGAAAGAGGACCAGTTGCAACTGATAAGAAATATGTAGGTTGTAGGTCTAGGTGGTAGTTCACTTTACTCTTCGGTAGGTAACGTTTGTGGCGCTAGTGACGCTGAACTGCTGAGGTGCACTGGATCATAGGAAATAAAAGTTTaggaaatatttcattttctagtccatttcatttttaaatttgttgaaCAAATTTGTCAAAGATTTAGTGAGTTCGTTTGCAAATATGCTGCTTTGTTAATTGTTGGCAAATTATATTTAGGAGGGAAAATAAAGGTTATAGTTTTTCCTCGATTCTACCATTCCATTCCGGAAAtgcaaaaatcatgaaaattaaaaattaccggttggaaatttgccaaaattgcataaaaatgttgaaaaccagtaaaattctgacaaaaaaaactaaaaaagaaaaaaaaacgttaaattggtaaaactttcaaaaagatcCCTGATACCGACGACGGACAAAATTAGTTTCGAACCCGACAACGTTGTAGTTGAATCGAAcgatcatgcaaaaatacatcaccagctaaaattttagaGCTTCactgcatttttcgatttttggtgaatttttaaaaatcaaattttgggtcaaaaagGGCTAGAAAATAGAAATTCAGCACGCACCCtatcctcccccctcccctgtCAATTGGAAACAGGTTCAAACCATTTAGAGCAGTGCCGGtggattacgaaaaaaaaaagttggcagattttgattaaaattaggAGAGACCATAattctgagttgaaagttacctaaatatttttttagctctggagATGCTCCGGAGGACAGAAAATGGCTCTCAATCTCAAAGAgaaggcatttttgaaaaaatcaacgtttgTCTTTCTACAATTcgagaaaaatgaccaaaaacttgTAAAACAATTTAATGCGATATATCTATGAAGAAAAACAtgtcaaaacttgaatttatgcaaaagtaagcgatttgaacagaaccgcgatttttggaacgagcatagtctaaaacccccaaaaccaaatttttagctgcccaagttcatttttcgatttttggtgaatttttgaaaatttaaagttgactgtttttggcgatttatgctttttttaaaaaaagtacgtacttgattaataaaaatggtcaaaataagtcccaaaactaatagtaattagtaattacccaaatccaaatttcacaatttccagccattctggagcctccagcatgattttttaatttctccagaattttgaatttgctccagaaggcgtgaatatgcagttgagcagctaaaaatcgtgttgtgtgttatactcgacctgtttaacgagtttatctacttcaaatgtagataaactcgttaaacaggtcgagtgtaatacacaacttgatttctagctgcccaactgcatattcacaccttctggagcaaattcaaaattctggagaaattaaaaaatcatgctggaggctccagaatggctggaaattgtgaaattttgattggtggggggggggttagttttgaaCAAAGTAgagattcgcgtaaatttcgaaaattctctgcaaaccgaaaattttgatttttgagtttgtTATCGTTAAAGTGGTAATTACTGGGATAGGATGGTTCGGATAAGCGTGATTACTTATGAGGGGGGTTACATGAGAAACTACCTAAGGGGGTTGAATTTAGCCTATGTCTCCTAATGTCACTAGACAAAGGTATCCGATCCAATATTAACGAAAACAACTAAATGTTAGAATAATAATGAAACGAACACTTACTAGTTAACATCATTATTCCAATAATTCTCTTTATTGTACTAAAAGACATCGATACTAttatagcccagtcaaattacgatttgacccggacataattgggatcaaaggttttttttgcgaatattgtctaggatggtgtagtgaacaacatactaaaagcccccgcccctacccctggagctaatccccccacagtggatcaaagccccccaaaatccgttttttgtcaaaaaattacttttgagtaaaatgagcactgattatttaatctctccttaaatacctatcaaatgagctatcaaccaactccctagccccaaggggggcgctacgacccctcaaagtgatgtgatttcaatttcatgactttgggacttgaaacctgttctaatcgatcaaataaagtcaaacttggggaatgagattattttgggacctaaagtcgacccctagggtgggggagggtcaaattcaaaaattacggtaaggtcatttttttggagggccataatatggtcccaaatgaatgaaaatggtccaaaatcgtATCATTGGTCAGCACTCCCATTGTGATTaccatatccaaatttcagcttcctaggtcatccccacttcttttaaggaggaaaaaatcgaaaataggggtaaaaagaggggttttccaccttaattctgccttaaatggggtgggaatgacctaggaagctgaaatttggatatgttgatcacaatggaagtactgaccaatgatatgattttggaccattttcattcatttgggaccatattatggccctccaaaaaaatgaccttaccgtaatttttgaatttgaccctcccccaccctaggggtcgactttaggtcccaaaataatctcattccccaagtttgactttatttgatcgattagaacaggtttcaagtcccaaagtcatgaaattgaaatcacatcactttgaggggtcgtagcgccccccttggggctagggagttggttgatagctcatttgataggtatttaaggagagattaaataatcagtgctcattttactcaaaagtaattttttgacaaaaaacggattttggggtgctttgatccactgtggggggattagctccaagggtaggggcgggggcttttagtatgttgttcactacaccatcctagacaatattcgcaaaaaaaacctttgatcccaattatgtccgggttcacccattttttcccgatatttgactgggctattaTAATTAATACATTTAATTATATTATTCTCGATCCACGTTCCAATATGTCAATCTATGATCTATGTCATTAGATTATTGCCAATCATGTAGTTCAATAGGACATCTATATCATTACGAGATGATATAGGTAAGCAAATAGGTATTAATCAACATACCTATCTACGAGTCAGGATCTTGCCCTAGGCCCGTGGATACACGATACTATCAATTAACTGTGCTAAACTTATAATTAACcagtggagacaccaccatgtaagtacctacttaccgaACACTGCCCACCGTCACTCCACCTCTTtcccttagcctaccccaataatagtggctgtccGTGGATGCTTGGTTCATGAAAGACACACGTAACACGCGTCCTACCTGATGATGTCCGGAATCATCTCAAGTAGTCGCAAGAAGAGATACCTAAATAGGTATTTGCGATAGGTCATAATTACAATTACGTTAATTACTCTACCGACGAATGAGTAAATCAATATAGAATTACCACACTAGAAGTGGATTAAACACGAGTTAAACATCTCATATAGAGATTATACATTTAATTCGACACTATGAAGACACAATGCCACTTGATACCTTACGCTGCAGACGATAGAAAACAAGTGAGGCTCGTGGACAAATTCTCATACAGAGAAGCCACGATCCAGAAGATCTGAGCTCACCCCTTTTACACATGATTGACAGATTTATGTGTAAAACTGGTGTATTGTGTAAAGATACACATACCAAGTGATTTATTATACATAATGAATTATGTATAAGTAGTTCCCACGTTACGACGATTCCCATAATCAGGTAATCTTTCCGAGAATGACCACCTTGAGGGTGAAGGCATATTACACTAtatcaagttttttattttgaaaaaaagctggtcaaaaagccacttttgaggtgtcactctcaaaatcggctcaaatgtggataaactcgttaaacagatcgagtataatatacaactcgatttttagctgcccaacttcatattcacgccttctggagcaaattcaaaattttgaagaaattgaaaaatcgcgctggaggctccagaatggctggaaatggagaaatttggatttgagtaattaatattagtttttggacttattttgaccattttcattgatcaagtacgtactttttaaaaaaaatcataaatcgccaaaaacagtcaatttttcaaaaattcgccaaaaatcgaaaaatgaacttgggcagctgaaaatttggttttgagggttttagactatgctctttccaaaaatcgcggtttcgttcaaatcggagtgtgacacctcaacaGGTTCCCTTGCTAGTAGGGGAAGCCCGGGcaaaacgaacaattttttcttcaaacagcCAAAAACATATCTTAATATTGTTTGATCCTTGATGTAATAGTATCAAAATAAACCTCAAACCTTCTACTATTCAAAAATGTGTTTGcaataacaaaaacaaatcTTTTTCGATCTTTAATTCCCATTTAACcagaacaactttttttcaattttttttcaaaacacccgGGCAAAAGGAATAATTACCCCGGGCAAGAGGAAAACCaatgaaatttggtcaaaaatgggaGGGTAAACTCAATTTATTATGAAGGAGATTACTTTGGTGATAAACAGAGGTCATTAGTGTTGaaacaaattcataaaaaattttctgagtgtGTCATGGGCAAAGTTTTGGCGGATATTGCATAGTAatataattcagaaaaaaacgaGTTGAATGTGATACGATTATCATCGCCTCTGGATCTGTTAAGGGAGCTTTTGAGTATTCGCTAGCTTCCTAAAGAAATTTTGGTAGTAACACATCATcattatccaatttttttgtaattttcattttttccattacaAAAACCTATCTAATTAAGTGTTCCTTTTGCCCTGTTCCTCTTGCCCGGAACAAcatgacttgatttttttcaaaattacatccaTAAGAGTGAAATTGATAGAAATGGTTTTTACATTTTCGGAAAGTagataaaatttactttaatttGAGATCTTACTTACGTTTGTAGGTACTCTGGTATtgaaatcgtttgaaaaattaaaaaccccttttatgaaaatcaacaACTCGAAATCACAAAGTGAGTTctcagaaaaaaacaaacctagttattgcaaattttttagttgCAAAATATTCCGCAATCAAAACGCTATCAAATGACAGTGTAACCAACTTCCTACCTGTattagaaaaaatgtaattcaaagTATTCCTTTTTCCCGGGGTGTTCTTCTTGCCCGGGCTTCCCCTAGAgtcctaaaagtggtcttggattttgacagcaatagcatagatcgacgcagaatctcaaaatacTTTCCTCTGGAACTGGGTCATTTTACCACAAAACGGGTTAGGCAGCGACAGAAGCGATAAAAccgtaattttttcgaaaaatgtatcCCCTTTGAGGCCACATTTCTCCCCTCAAGGACCTCgggagctaaaattttctctgggttactttcaactcaaaatgaacatctccgctgaatttggtcaaaatccgccgaCTTTGACCCAAGATTTATACAGATCCTaattcattttgatagattttatggtattttttgagaagcagaagtttttaaaaattgttagcTGCTTCAAATTAGACTAGAACTATCTCTAATTGACTCGGCATCTAtagatttcagttttccaacttcattggataaaatatggtgaagatttaaatttttgaaaatctgttggaggTTCCAGAGTAGCTCAGAACAGTTCGAAATCGATTCCAATCGATTGGGAGGGGGAGTCGAAAATGAAGTACGTGCTAAATTTCCACTTCCTCagtcaatttgttgaaatttggatttctattaaatttttacacaagattta is from Planococcus citri chromosome 1, ihPlaCitr1.1, whole genome shotgun sequence and encodes:
- the LOC135845091 gene encoding uncharacterized protein LOC135845091 — protein: MLKPFSLSKCLRAKREKRPIVLEPMYDFTFKKMFDPLENKPVLRNFLNSMLSGISLMNGDKIENVELLDSIPDLPIDAAKRVKQDVLTNVLCKSTNGDQFIVNLSMQQQHHPHFLTHIQCHHAFIYSNQISEEELHSSPRGFGLLKPVAMLAICNFSVFSETEKDYITRCEMRTGQNLEKISPFSKLLAYVYVELPKFSVTNFDEIQTDADKWSFFLKYAADEDQKSAIQQLVNSDADFKKAYEVLQADNWSLAELAQFAGVITDEDLIEAIRREEKQNIAENMLRNGVDPSVISKGTSLEMNEVEALRKQIEVEKDHPV